A genomic stretch from Penicillium digitatum chromosome 4, complete sequence includes:
- a CDS encoding Siderochrome-iron transporter MirC, whose product MPLLDPRSGPSYGAIEHEDARMEDERDQLLQDDYEVEGQASGLSTPDDMQEGVQKIEAINLTWTTKSLMVAYISIFLMAFCTSLEGQTVMSLSAYATSAFSKHSLISTVLVIQNVVNAVIKPPMAKIADVFGRFEAFCLSILIYTLGYIQMAGSTNVQTYASAQIFYSAGSTGLQILQQVFIADSSDLLNRAFLALLPEFPFLVTVWLGPTIAGAVLRTSSWRWGYGMWAIILPASFLPLALTLLFNQRKAQRLNLIKKRTRRRTGLVSVMRRTWYDLDVGGLALLSAAVTLILVPLTLAATAKNGWKNVNILVMIALGVVCLCLLPLWESSRKLAPKPLLSLHLLKQKTALAGCALAFWYFMAFYFSVQPYLYSYLQVVQGYDVATAGRVTQTFSFTSTIAAFSVSLLIKYTRRYRIYITIGCVVYMTGLALMLLCRGEGASHFQVLGTQIIVGIGGGLINVPVQLGVQASASHQEVAAATAMFLTSMEMGGAVGAAISGAVWSSAVPHKLLQYLPEESRDQAAEIFGKLTTALSFPMGSPTRIAINRAYQETMNRLLTLAVIATLPLIPLSLLMVNYKLDKMGYGSPEFRSDPVEAEAEPSPDDGHSKQT is encoded by the exons ATGCCACTTCTCGATCCCCGCTCAGGACCGTCCTACGGCGCGATCGAACACGAAGACGCCAGAATGGAGGATGAAAGGGATCAGCTGTTGCAGGACGACTACGAGGTCGAGGGCCAGGCTAGTGGACTGTCTACACCAGATGATATGCAGGAGGGAGTTCAAAAGATTGAGGCCATCAATCTGACTTGGACAACCAAGTCTTTAATGGTAGCCTATATCAG TATATTCCTCATGGCATTCTGCACGTCGTTAGAAGGTCAGACTGTGATGTCGCTGTCTGCATATGCGACGAGTGCATTCAGCAAACACTCGTTGATCTCGACCGTCCTCGTTATCCAAAATGTGGTCAATG CTGTCATCAAACCCCCTATGGCTAAGATCGCTGACGTATTCGGTCGCTTCGAGGCATTTTGTTTGAGTATCCTTATCTATACACTGGGATATATCCAAATGGCTGGCTCTACCAACGTTCAAACCTACGCCTCTGCCCAAATCTTCTACTCCGCCGGCTCGACGGGTTTGCAGATCCTCCAACAAGTCTTCATCGCCGACAGTAGTGACTTGCTGAACCGTGCGTTCCTCGCCCTTCTGCCTGAATTCCCATTCTTGGTTACGGTGTGGCTCGGGCCAACCATTGCGGGCGCGGTGCTGCGGACTAGTTCATGGCGATGGGGTTATGGAATGTGGGCTATTATCTTGCCTGCATCTTTCCTGCCACTTGCCCTTACGCTACTCTTCAACCAACGGAAAGCCCAGAGATTGAACTTGATAAAGAAGCGGACCAGAAGGCGGACGGGCTTGGTCAGCGTCATGCGTCGAACCTGGTACGATTTGGACGTGGGTGGACTGGCCCTTTTGTCCGCTGCTGTTACATTAATCTTGGTGCCATTGACTCTTGCGGCCACTGCAAAGAATGGGTGGAAGAACGTCAACATTTTGGTGATGATCGCGCTTGGTGTTGTTTGCCTGTGTCTTCTACCGCTCTGGGAGTCGTCACGGAAGTTGGCCCCAAAGCCCCTGCTCTCTCTACACCTTCTCAAGCAGAAAACTGCTCTTGCAGGATGTGCATTGGCGTTCTGGTATTTCA TGGCTTTCTACTTTTCCGTTCAGCCTTATCTCTATTCCTACCTGCAGGTTGTACAGGGGTACGACGTTGCCACTGCGGGGCGCGTCACCCAAACCTTTTCTTTCACCTCAACCATTGCCGCTTTTAGCGTATCACTTCTTATCAAGTATACCCGACGATATCGCATCTACATAACCATCGGATGTGTTGTGTACATGACCGGCCTAGCCCTAATGCTTCTGtgccgaggagaaggagccTCTCATTTCCAAGTCCTGGGCACACAAATCATAGTCGGCATCGGCGGTGGTCTGATTAACGTGCCCGTTCAACTAGGAGTCCAAGCCTCCGCCAGCCACCAGGAAGTCGCAGCAGCCACTGCGATGTTCCTGACTTCCATGGAGATGGGCGGTGCAGTCGGCGCCGCTATCTCAGGAGCCGTATGGTCCTCTGCCGTCCCACACAAGCTTCTCCAATACCTGCCTGAGGAAAGCAGGGACCAAGCTGCTGAAATCTTTGGCAAGCTGACCACCGCCCTGTCATTCCCAATGGGATCTCCCACTCGCATTGCCATCAACCGTGCGTACCAAGAGACCATGAACCGGCTCCTGACGCTAGCTGTCATCGCCACCCTCCCCCTCATTCCGTTGAGTCTCTTAATGGTCAATTACAAGCTCGACAAG ATGGGTTACGGTAGTCCTGAATTCCGGAGCGACCCAGTTGAGGCAGAGGCAGAGCCCAGCCCGGATGACGGACACTCCAAACAAACCTAA
- a CDS encoding Siderophore iron transporter mirC → MSPSQFKFANSESKVPGNGALPPEFTINAPASTDIWAKPPSTARFSAPILYKSMPLKSFKRIRVAFNAPWEKNYDQGGVILVLNTANRGQKWVKSGIELTNGRPHLSVVAKDNWADWGLLPVPSGGGAATLELVKEKDDSLWIYLVEGLQKSPIREVTWVFAEENVKEFWVGIYAARPSIEGGELPVNFGHLIVDQD, encoded by the coding sequence ATGTCACCATCACAATTCAAATTCGCCAACTCTGAATCCAAAGTCCCAGGAAATGGTGCCCTTCCCCCAGAGTTTACCATCAACGCACCAGCTTCCACGGATATATGGGCCAAGCCGCCCTCTACCGCCCGCTTCTCAGCTCCGATCTTGTATAAGTCGATGCCGCTAAAGTCATTCAAGCGGATCCGTGTCGCGTTCAATGCCCCTTGGGAGAAAAACTATGACCAGGGCGGCGTGATCCTTGTCCTCAATACCGCCAATCGTGGCCAGAAGTGGGTAAAGAGCGGCATTGAACTTACCAACGGCAGACCCCACCTCAGTGTCGTTGCCAAAGACAACTGGGCGGACTGGGGCTTACTTCCAGTGCCTTCGGGTGGTGGTGCAGCAACCCTTGAGCTTGTAAAGGAAAAGGATGATAGTCTGTGGATCTATCTTGTTGAGGGTTTGCAAAAGTCTCCTATCCGGGAGGTCACTTGGGTCTTTGCGGAGGAGAATGTGAAGGAGTTCTGGGTTGGTATCTATGCTGCCCGGCCATCAATTGAGGGCGGGGAGTTGCCTGTCAATTTCGGTCATTTGATTGTAGACCAGGATTAG
- a CDS encoding Terpenoid synthase: MKNPSNVSRASGSGGFVQPPPASILQPICHPRMTEVTREVNDYFLTHWDFPSEKSRKKFVAADFPGVTCLYFPKALDDRISFACRLLTVLFLIDDLLEFMSLEQGSAYNEKLIPISRGDVLPDRSVPVEYITYDLWESMRAKDRSMANEILEPVFVFMRAQTDRTRIRPMGLGSYLEYRERDVGKALLAALMRFSMALTISPVELTLLGEIDANCSKHLSVINDVYSYEKELRASKTAHAEGGALCTSVRILADEIAISIEAAKRVLIFMCRELESRHLVLVEELRANGRQSASLAAYVEGLEFQMSGNEEWSKTTLRYNNLV, translated from the exons ATGAAGAACCCGTCCAACGTCAGTCGCGCCTCAGGCTCTGGGGGATTCGTGCAGCCCCCACCAGCGTCCATCCTCCAGCCTATATGTCACCCTCGAATGACAGAGGTGACCCGCGAAGTGAATGATTATTTTCTCACTCATTGGGACTTTCCCTCCGAAAAATCACGCAAGAAGTTCGTTGCCGCCGACTTTCCAGGGGTCACCTGCCTTTACTTTCCGAAGGCGTTGGATGACCGCATTAGCTTTGCCTGCCGCCTTCTGACGGTTTTGTTCCTCATTGATG ATCTCCTTGAATTCATGTCCCTCGAGCAAGGATCTGCCTATAATGAGAAGCTTATTCCGATTTCCCGTGGTGATGTGCTTCCAGACCGTTCCGTGCCGGTGGAGTATATCACTTACGATTTGTGGGAGAGCATGCGCGCTAAAGATCGTTCGATGGCGAATGAGATTCTCGAGCCGGTCTTTGTTTTCATGCGTGCCCAGACTGACCGTACTCGCATCCGACCAATGGGGCTGGGTTCTTACCTGGAATATCGCGAGCGCGATGTGGGTAAAGC TCTCTTGGCCGCCCTGATGCGTTTCTCAATGGCCTTAACAATCAGCCCCGTTGAGTTAACTCTACTTGGAGAGATTGATGCCAATTGCTCCAAGCATTTGTCGGTCATCAATGATGTCTACAGCTACGAGAAAGAACTTCGTGCTTCCAAGACCGCTCACGCTGAGGGAGGAGCGCTGTGCACCTCCGTGCGCATACTAGCTGACGAGATCGCTATTTCCATCGAAGCCGCCAAGCGCGTGCTCATCTTCATGTGTCGCGAATTGGAGTCTCGCCACCTGGTCTTAGTGGAAGAACTGCGCGCCAATGGGCGTCAGTCGGCCTCGCTGGCGGCATatgtcgaaggtctcgagtTCCAGATGAGTGGCAACGAGGAGTGGAGTAAGACCACGTTGCGATATAATAATCTGGTCTAG
- a CDS encoding Ureohydrolase, whose translation MPTWKFFLTLALAGSAVSCAHHDNGKVVPEHERAELLKKWDQEWSFSGIASFAHLKPVKCLIEPDEHYDIAIIGAPFDTAVSYRPGARFGPRAIRAASARQMAATSYNTRAGLNPYQSWAKITDCGDIPITPFDNGLAERQMYEAFLELGSRSVMNQAPKENGIGAKHPKLVTLGGDHSIALRALRALHQIYQKPITVVHFDAHLDTWNPVRYSAYWQSEQTQFNHGSFFHKASREGLICNSTSAHAGLRTRLTGVDVGDYTNPGPEQGFIRIHADDIDELGPMGIVETIIARTGLDPEQPVYLSVDIDVLDPSTAPGTGTPEPGGWTMREFIRILRGLEKLNIVGADIVEVSPAYDNKGETTALAAAQVAFEIITSLVKSGVDEELGGWYGWMEQQGVREKEGKDEL comes from the exons ATGCCTACATGGAAATTCTTCCTTACATTGGCTTTGGCCGGCTCTGCGGTCTCCTGCGCGCACCACGATAACGGCAAGGTAGTCCCCGAACATGAGCGGGCGGAATTACTTAAGAAGTGGGACCAGGAG TGGTCCTTCTCCGGTATTGCCAGCTTCGCCCATCTAAAGCCAGTCAAGTGTCTGATCGAGCCCGATGAGCACTACGACATTGCTATTATCGGCGCGCCGTTCGATACGGCCGTTAGCTACCGACCAG GAGCCCGCTTCGGGCCACGCGCAATCCGCGCCGCGAGTGCACGCCAGATGGCCGCAACAAGCTACAACACGCGCGCGGGACTGAACCCCTACCAATCGTGGGCTAAGATCACCGACTGCGGTGACATCCCCATCACCCCTTTCGACAACGGGCTCGCCGAGCGCCAGATGTACGAAGCGTTCCTAGAGCTCGGGTCACGCAGTGTCATGAACCAAGCACCCAAGGAGAACGGGATCGGCGCGAAGCACCCGAAGCTTGTAACGCTTGGCGGAGACCACAGCATTGCGCTGCGTGCTCTGCGTGCTCTGCATCAGATCTACCAGAAGCCGATCACAGTTGTGCACTTCGATGCGCACCTTGACACGTGGAATCCTGTGCGGTACAGCGCGTACTGGCAGTCCGAGCAGACGCAGTTCAACCACGGGTCGTTTTTCCACAAGGCGAGTCGGGAGGGATTAATTTGTAATTCCACTTCCGCGCATGCTGGACTGCGGACGCGCCTTACTGGTGTTGACGTGGGGGATTACACGAACCCAGGGCCCGAGCAGGGATTTATTCGGATTCATGCGGACGATATTGATGAGCTTGGACCTATGGGTATTGTTGAGACGATAATTGCCCGTACGGGGCTGGACCCTGAGCAGCCTGTTTATCTTTCTGTTGATATTGATGTTTTGGATCCGTCTACGGCGCCGGGAACCGGGACGCCTGAGCCTGGCGGTTGGACGATGCGTGAGTTTATTCGGATTCTGCGTGGGTTGGAGAAGTTGAATATCGTGGGTGCGGATATTGTGGAGGTTTCGCCGGCGTATGATAATAAAGGGGAGACTACTGCTCTTGCGGCGGCGCAGGTTGCTTTTGAGATTATTACTAGTCTTGTTAAGTCTGGTGTTGATGAGGAGCTCGGCGGGTGGTATGGGTGGATGGAGCAGCAGGGAGTTCGGGAGAAGGAAGGTAAGGATGAGCTTTGA
- a CDS encoding Cytochrome P450 has protein sequence MIQHWHAWVGGGIIVLVCWRLFLTLQSLQSLRWSKSPSRNPPVYPYWIPFLGHSIPFLQDPGAFVDGLQQQYGNRSPVEIVLGPVRGYLVAGSEAIDKLLRSPRNLSPKPFIALAMENMFGTPASTMPLYRLDDSGIAPTPLPNSHVAPEHRIYYHQHKSAHRFLAGSALRRMTERFTRVLSRELHHDAAIGPDDDWVQLPDLYTFWKSRIFHAAVHALFGPYLTLLNPGFEQDFWNYVDAIPTLMMGLPRWMIPRAYAARDRVFTAVKTWHRFARAHSDYRKNGPDDPDWDKYWGSAWLKVRQQFGQDSGWMDEDALAAEDVALLVAANANAILSAIWVLLHIYADPDLHQRLKPEFDRAMIPQVPGSLLSTTPSQPTEFDITTLVNSPRLQSVYAEVLRMRISLLLNRTPVHADAQFGPWRLKRGRFIVMSTQHAAHDDEAWGPRHTQDGRYPLDQFWAERFLVPDEGGTEQFSLDGLSGAWIPYGGGGFMCPGRHFAKQEILGSVAIFQSYYELEVVDRPKGWLPRPDHRYYGVGAMPPAEPIPFRIRRRRR, from the exons ATGATTCAGCACTGGCATGCCTGGGTGGGCGGTGGCATCATCGTTCTAGTATGCTGGCGTCTTTTCCTGACGCTGCAATCACTGCAATCGCTGCGTTGGTCAAAGTCTCCCAGCCGCAACCCGCCGGTGTATCCTTACTGGATTCCATTCCTAGGCCACTCAATTCCATTCCTTCAAGATCCAGGAGCCTTTGTGGATGGGCTCCAGCAACAATATGGCAACCGATCTCCCGTGGAGATCGTGCTGGGTCCCGTACGAGGATATTTAGTGGCGGGCTCCGAGGCAATCGACAAGCTCCTACGCTCCCCCCGCAATCTGTCTCCCAAGCCTTTCATCGCTCTGGCCATGGAGAACATGTTTGGCACCCCGGCTAGCACCATGCCGTTATACCGCCTGGATGATTCGGGGATTGCCCCGACTCCCTTGCCGAACAGCCATGTGGCTCCAGAGCATCGCATCTACTACCATCAGCACAAGTCCGCTCACCGATTCCTCGCGGGTAGTGCTCTCCGCCGCATGACAGAGCGGTTCACGCGTGTTCTCAGCAGGGAGCTGCACCACGATGCTGCCATCGGCCCTGACGACGATTGGGTCCAACTGCCGGATCTCTACACCTTCTGGAAGAGTCGTATCTTCCACGCCGCCGTGCACGCCCTGTTCGGGCCCTATCTTACCCTGCTAAATCCGGGCTTCGAGCAGGACTTTTGGAATTATGTGGATGCGATTCCAACACTCATGATGGGACTACCGCGCTGGATGATCCCCAGGGCATACGCTGCCCGCGATCGAGTCTTCACGGCTGTCAAGACCTGGCATCGCTTTGCGCGCGCTCACTCTGATTACCGCAAAAATGGGCCGGATGACCCTGACTGGGATAAGTATTGGGGCTCAGCCTGGCTCAAAGTTCGACAGCAGTTCGGGCAGGACAGTGGCTGGATGGATGAGGATGCCTTGGCAGCGGAGGATGTCGCCCTACTTGTAGC CGCAAACGCCAATGCTATTCTCAGTGCGATCTGGGTTCTCCTCCACATCTATGCAGACCCCGATCTCCACCAGCGTCTAAAGCCGGAATTTGATCGTGCCATGATTCCACAAGTCCCTGGATCGCTCCTGAGCACCACCCCCAGCCAGCCGACTGAATTTGATATAACAACCCTGGTCAACTCGCCGCGTCTTCAATCGGTCTACGCCGAGGTTCTGCGGATGCGCATTTCCCTCCTACTGAATCGAACCCCCGTGCATGCCGACGCTCAGTTTGGCCCGTGGCGCCTGAAGCGCGGACGGTTCATCGTGATGAGCACGCAGCATGCGGCCCATGACGACGAGGCCTGGGGCCCGCGGCACACGCAAGACGGACGATACCCCCTGGATCAATTCTGGGCAGAACGCTTCCTGGTGCCGGATGAGGGGGGCACGGAGCAGTTCTCCCTTGACGGACTATCGGGCGCATGGATCCCCTACGGCGGCGGCGGGTTTATGTGTCCTGGACGGCACTTTGCGAAACAGGAGATACTGGGCAGTGTCGCCATTTTTCAGTCATATTACGAGCTGGAAGTGGTAGACCGTCCCAAGGGTTGGCTGCCGCGCCCGGACCACCGGTACTATGGGGTGGGCGCTATGCCTCCCGCTGAGCCTATTCCGTTTCGCATCCGGCGCCGCCGCCGCTGA
- a CDS encoding Oxidoreductase, short-chain dehydrogenase/reductase family: protein MPTITYNPDSMPDLSGKVILITGGTGGLGAESALRLAQKSPAHIYISGRKAANADKVIQQIRKAGSKTPVTFLPCDLASLVSVKQAAESFLALESRLDILMCNAGIMATPPGLTADGYEIQFGTNHLGHALLIRKLLPLLETSAEAADVRIILLTSLGFKMHPSGGIVFDAVRTKQEFSAFGGWIRYGQSKLANLLYARELARRYPAMTSVSVTPGVVNTGLVENLGRFNRAFVWITNLGQLLKPEEGAYNQLWASTVAKATLQNGQFYEPVGVLSTKLDKASQDAALAKRLWEWTEEALQAYL, encoded by the exons ATGCCGACAATTACCTACAACCCAGACAGTATGCCCGATTTGTCGGGAAAGGTTATTCTCATTACTGGCG GCACTGGAGGTCTTGGGGCTGAAAGCGCACTGCGACTGGCGCAGAAATCGCCCGCGCACATCTACATTAGTGGCCGGAAGGCCGCCAACGCGGATAAAGTCATCCAGCAGATCCGAAAAGCTGGCAGCAAGACGCCGGTCACCTTCCTTCCCTGTGACCTGGCCTCCTTGGTCTCAGTGAAGCAGGCAGCAGAGTCGTTTCTAGCCCTAGAGTCCCGCCTAGACATTCTGATGTGCAACGCCGGAATCATGGCCACGCCACCGGGGCTGACGGCGGACGGATACGAAATCCAATTCGGCACTAATCATCTCGGTCACGCACTGCTGATCCGCAAGCTGCTGCCACTCCTCGAGACTTCAGCAGAAGCTGCGGACGTGCGCATCATCCTGCTCACCTCATTGGGGTTCAAGATGCACCCGAGTGGAGGAATCGTCTTCGACGCCGTGCGCACCAAGCAGGAGTTTAGCGCCTTTGGCGGATGGATCCGCTACGGCCAGAGCAAGTTGGCAAATCTGCTGTACGCGCGTGAGCTCGCACGTCGGTACCCGGCCATGACCAGTGTCTCCGTCACGCCCGGAGTCGTGAATACCGGGCTGGTCGAGAACCTAGGCCGCTTCAACCGCGCCTTCGTCTGGATCACCAACTTGGGTCAGCTGCTGAAGCCGGAGGAAGGTGCCTATAATCAGCTCTGGGCTTCGACAGTCGCCAAGGCCACCCTACAGAATGGCCAGTTCTATGAGCCGGTCGGGGTGCTCTCTACCAAACTAGACAAGGCATCTCAGGATGCGGCATTAGCCAAGCGGTTGTGGGAGTGGACTGAAGAGGCCTTGCAGGCATACTTGTAA
- a CDS encoding Small GTPase superfamily, Rho type, which produces MVVATIKCVVVGDGAVGKTCLLISYTTNKFPSEYVPTVFDNYAVTVMIGDEPYTLGLFDTAGQEDYDRLRPLSYPQTDVFLVCFSVTSPASFENVREKWFPEVHHHCPGVPCLIVGTQTDLRDDAGVRDKLARQKMSPIRKEDGDRMAKELGAVKYVECSALTQYKLKDVFDEAIVAALEPAPKKKSKGCLLL; this is translated from the exons ATGGTCGTCGCTACCATCAA ATGTGTCGTGGTGGGGGACGGTGCAGTAGGAAAGACCTGTCTGCTCATCTCATACACAACGAACAAGTTTCCTTCGGAATATGTCCCCACCGTCTTTGACAACTACGCCGTGACCGTGAT GATCGGCGATGAGCCTTACACCCTGGGACTGTTTGATACCGCTGGTCAAGAGGATTACGATCGCCTGCGCCCGCTCTCTTACCCGCAGACTGACGTGTTCTTGGTCTGCTTCTCCGTCACCTCACCTGCCTCATTCGAAAACGTTCGCGAAAAGTGGTTCCCCGAAGTCCACCACCACTGCCCCGGTGTTCCCTGCTTGATCGTTGGTACCCAGACCGATTTGCGCGACGATGCCGGAGTCCGGGATAAGCTCGCCCGCCAGAAGATGTCCCCCATTCGCAAGGAAGACGGTGACCGGATGGCTAAGGAACTTGGCGCTGTTAAATACGTCGAGTGCTCCGCCCTGACACAGTATAAGCTGAAGGATGTCTTTGATGAG GCTATTGTCGCGGCACTCGAACCCgcccccaagaagaagtcaaaaGGCTGCCTCTTGCTGTGA
- a CDS encoding Mannosyltransferase 1, CMT1, which yields MTTRLLHPDEWELASRSSVDSQGTFNLDEADFEAQVPYSSKFGKRHLPWLSRILSSASAGYRRLNNPSRPALAGTPRPSCSRRFCIRRCCYLPIVAGIIFVLALFTSLLFPSYTHLPAHYSTLRKSVLESSYPGRGNPRQEKVFIAASLYDSGGKLAQGQWGTQLLELIDLLGPDNVFLSIYENDSGEEGESALRALEKKVQCQKSIVSEKHLDPKSMPTVTIPGGSKRIKRIEYLAQVRNRALEPLADHPEMKFDKLLYLNDILFHPAEVPQLLFSTNANEDGVAQYRAACAVDFDNPIKFYDTYATRDLEGYSMGLPFYPWFTTSGKGESRSDVLAGKDAVRVRSCWGGMVAFDAKYFQKGSPPTTPNPARFRSGHDLFWEASECCLIHADIQDRPTNVDEITDTGIYMNPFVRTAYDHRTLSWLGVTRRFEGLYSFLHNLGNHLVGLPWHNPRRAEVPGQTVQETVWVPDAAHDGSGSFKVVDRVAGNDGYCGRRGLQVIVEDRKPGQKGFENIPVPLLKL from the coding sequence ATGACTACACGACTACTCCATCCTGATGAGTGGGAGCTTGCCTCACGGTCCTCAGTTGACTCGCAGGGGACGTTCAACCTCGACGAGGCTGATTTTGAAGCTCAAGTCCCATACTCATCTAAATTTGGCAAACGCCATCTGCCCTGGTTATCCCGAATTCTCTCTTCGGCGTCAGCAGGTTATCGCCGCCTGAACAACCCTTCCAGACCGGCCCTCGCAGGCACGCCACGACCGAGCTGTTCTCGACGTTTCTGCATTCGCCGCTGTTGCTACCTCCCCATCGTTGCCGGCATCATTTTTGTCCTTGCGCTCTTTACCTCGCTACTCTTCCCGTCATATACCCATCTGCCCGCGCATTACTCTACACTCCGCAAATCGGTGCTCGAGAGCTCATATCCCGGACGAGGCAATCCCCGCCAGGAGAAGGTCTTTATTGCAGCAAGTCTGTATGATAGTGGTGGCAAGCTTGCTCAGGGCCAATGGGGAACACAACTTCTGGAGTTGATTGATTTGCTTGGACCTGACAATGTGTTTCTGAGTATCTACGAAAATGACAGCGGCGAGGAGGGTGAAAGCGCATTGCGCGCATTAGAGAAGAAAGTGCAGTGCCAGAAATCTATTGTGTCTGAAAAGCACCTGGACCCGAAGAGTATGCCAACCGTGACCATTCCCGGTGGGTCAAAGCGAATCAAGCGCATTGAGTATCTAGCCCAGGTTCGGAACCGAGCACTAGAGCCACTGGCCGACCACCCGGAGATGAAGTTCGATAAGCTGCTTTATCTAAATGATATCCTCTTCCACCCCGCCGAGGTCCCTCAGCTCTTATTCTCAACAAACGCCAACGAAGACGGTGTTGCCCAATACCGTGCAGCCTGCGCTGTAGACTTCGACAACCCCATCAAATTCTACGACACATACGCTACCCGCGATCTTGAAGGTTATAGCATGGGTCTACCCTTCTATCCATGGTTCACTACATCCGGCAAAGGTGAGAGCCGAAGCGATGTGCTCGCCGGCAAAGACGCAGTGCGAGTGCGCAGCTGCTGGGGCGGAATGGTGGCGTTTGATGCCAAATACTTTCAAAAAGGCTCACCGCCCACAACACCTAACCCAGCACGTTTCCGCTCCGGGCACGATCTCTTCTGGGAGGCGTCTGAATGCTGTCTCATCCACGCGGACATTCAAGACCGGCCAACCAACGTCGACGAGATCACCGATACAGGCATCTATATGAACCCATTCGTGCGAACTGCTTATGATCACCGCACCCTGTCTTGGCTGGGGGTTACCCGCCGCTTCGAGGGGCTGTACTCGTTTCTCCACAACCTCGGAAATCACCTCGTCGGTCTGCCTTGGCACAATCCCCGTCGCGCGGAAGTCCCTGGCCAAACCGTGCAGGAAACCGTGTGGGTTCCGGATGCTGCACATGATGGTAGCGGCTCTTTCAAAGTCGTTGATCGGGTTGCGGGCAACGATGGCTATTGTGGTCGTCGCGGCCTTCAGGTAATTGTTGAAGACCGTAAGCCCGGGCAGAAAGGGTTTGAAAACATTCCTGTCCCACTGTTGAAGCTTTAA